The Episyrphus balteatus chromosome 4, idEpiBalt1.1, whole genome shotgun sequence genome includes a window with the following:
- the LOC129919650 gene encoding toll-like receptor 13: MSGIISLTLKNSKMYLRHTILVFVLLFYSNNCTQIGASPIIDRNKGFDDDKLEFLDDFTVTFKKIVHLAAVNVKGMIISDIERNKNKRNHYNETSDEEIENNNGLGNDNDLTEFEESLTKDIVNEYVLKYLTDDPGICMMSGLKEYMQTWAHPNGSLRISETSRDWAGLTTLFVDKSHKRRNTDESLAREVTKECDNMLDNVIAFSAAFNDLEKAPYKTLKRMRKKLQYLMLKGNNFRAYIPGGESKKNDLSIAWATFPELSSLKELDISNCKIEFITSAIFKNLTNLTSLYISHNKILRVSNQAFDFVRKLRYLDFSNQNALDFDFKIPIPSVEQVVNLLVGVRIEQYALANLSKLVYLDLSFTKLTKATVSTFYNLPASIQYISLCYTSLHKVSSTIFRNTKLRGLDMSGNSYAAYSLDDDSFAAISKSLRVFLYEQGNINNIHFMKKLKHLEIVSLSRNNIGNSGLEIFATYKNIQILDLSCNHVGNWYNQIFPNNTKLTVLNLRSNNINILTSEMMKDFQGLRYLGIGDNDFVCDCVLRDFVDIAIANNNKADCLSQVFEENHDAIEENIKHLQFPIDLGMNFVNASGGFSATIDKYAPMVRRSYKNLQQQLTNHKLFNFRVVSKYFKDLSSNPCPNPSQIILYDKINGSSMKFQLLDYEDIHYWCFNETEKMTFFDLNCQSRSFEDVIIQSVRNVTNYVVGVSCVVVFLGIAVVVGYVKRWHIHYYWSSLKSAALLSVAAKDKSDSFNNLSESESNLMYDIFISYCQNDRQWVLEELMPNIEIAGDLSICMHERDFEVGVPILDNIITCMDRSRCLMLLISPNFLLSHWCQFEMRLAQHRMFEASKEHVILVFLEDIPKRKRPKTLQYLMDVKTYIKWPSGSTPNSKLDEKKLFWKRLRRSINNI, translated from the exons ATGTCGGGAATTATTTCgttaactttgaaaaattcaaaaatgtatctgCGACACACGATCCTAGTGTTTGTTCTattgttttattcaaataatTGCACACAAATCGGTGCATCGCCGATTATCGATCGAAATAAAGGATTCGATGATGATAAATTAGAGTTTTTAGATGATTTTACGGTaacttttaagaaaatagtGCATTTAGCTGCAGTGAATGTGAAAGGAATGATTATTTCGGatattgaaagaaataaaaataaaagaaatcattaTAATGAAACAAGTGAtgaagaaattgaaaataacAATGGTTTAGGAAATGATAACGATTTGACTGAATTTGAGGAAAGTTTGACAAAAGATATTGTTAATGAATATGTTTTGAAGTATTTAACGGATGATCCTGGAATTTGTATGATGTCAGGATTAAAGGAATATATGCAAACTTGGGCACATCCAAATGGCAGTTTAAGGATTTCAGAAACATCGCGGGATTGGGCAG GACTAACGACACTGTTCGTGGACAAATCACATAAAAGGCGCAACACTGACGAATCACTTGCCCGTGAAGTGACCAAAGAATGTGATAACATGCTCGACAACGTTATTGCCTTTTCTGCTGCATTTAATGACTTGGAAAAGGCACCCTATAAAACTCTCAAAAGAATGAGGAAAAAATTACAATACCTTATGTTGAAGGGTAATAATTTTAGAGCTTACATACCCGGTGgtgaatctaaaaaaaatg aCTTAAGCATTGCCTGGGCTACATTTCCCGAGTTGTCTTCTCTCAAAGAATTAGACATCAGTAACTGCAAAATAGAATTCATCACATCGGCCATATTCAAAAACTTAACCAATCTAACATCTCTTTATATCTCACACAACAAAATTTTACGAGTATCAAATCAAGCCTTTGATTTTGTTCGCAAACTTCGTTACTTGGATTTCTCAAATCAAAATGCATTGGATTTTGACTTTAAGATTCCAATTCCATCAGTTGAACAAGTTGTAAATCTTCTCGTTGGAGTCCGCATTGAACAATATGCTCTAGCGAATCTTTCCAAGTTAGTTTACTTGGACCTATCTTTTACGAAACTTACAAAAGCCACTGTATCAACTTTTTACAACTTGCCTGCGAGTATACAATATATAAGTCTCTGTTATACATCACTTCATAAGGTATCATCAACCATATTTAGAAACACTAAGCTTCGAGGCCTTGACATGTCTGGCAACTCTTATGCAGCTTACTCTTTGGACGATGACTCCTTCGCAGCGATATCAAAATCATTGAGAGTCTTTCTATACGAACAaggaaatataaataatatccaTTTTATGAAAAAGCTCAAACATCTTGAAATTGTAAGCTTGTCTAGAAACAATATCGGAAATTCCGGTTTGGAGATATTTGCAActtacaaaaatattcaaattctcGATTTGAGTTGTAATCATGTTGGAAACTGGTATAATCAAATATTCCCAAATAATACCAAACTTACTGTCCTGAACCTTCGAAGCAACAATATAAATATTCTAACATCGGAAATGATGAAAGACTTTCAAGGCTTGCGATATCTTGGAATTGGTGATAATGATTTCGTTTGTGATTGCGTCCTAAGAGACTTTGTCGATATAGCTATTGCAAATAACAATAAAGCCGATTGTCTTAGTcaagtttttgaagaaaatcacgaTGCTATCGAAGAAAATATCAAGCATTTGCAATTTCCCATTGACTTGGGTATGAATTTTGTAAATGCTTCAGGAGGTTTCTCGGCAACAATTGACAAATATGCTCCAATGGTCAGGAGAAGTTATAAGAACCTTCAACAACAATTGACCAATCATAAACTATTTAATTTTCGAGTTGTTTCGAAATATTTCAAGGATCTTAGCTCGAATCCTTGCCCAAATCCAAGTCAAATAATTCTCTATGACAAAATCAATGGATCTTCGATGAAATTTCAATTGCTTGACTATGAAGACATTCATTACTGGTGTTTCAATGAGacagagaaaatgacttttttcgatttaaacTGCCAGTCGAGGTCTTTTGAGGATGTTATCATTCAGAGTGTTCGAAATGTGACAAATTATGTTGTTGGTGTATCGTGTGTTGTTGTATTTCTTGGAATTGCTGTCGTTGTGGGTTATGTTAAGCGTTGGCATATTCATTATTATTGGTCTTCTTTGAAGTCGGCTGCTTTGTTGTCGGTAGCTGCAAAGGATAAATCGGATAGCTTTAATAATTTGTCAGAATCTGAATCGAATCTCATGTATGATATATTTATAAGCTACTGCCAGAACGATAGGCAATGGGTGCTGGAGGAATTGATGCCTAATATCGAGATAGCTGGAGATTTATCAATTTGCATGCATGAAAGGGATTTTGAG gtcGGAGTTCCAATTCTTGACAATATCATAACCTGCATGGATCGATCTAGATGTCTAATGCTACTAATATCGCCTAATTTTCTTCTCAGTCATTGGTGTCAATTTGAAATGCGTTTAGCTCAACATCG aATGTTTGAAGCTAGCAAAGAACATGTTATCCTGGTCTTTCTTGAAGACATTCCCAAACGGAAACGACCCAAAACTCTGCAATATTTAATGGACGTCAAAACATACATCAAATGGCCATCTGGATCAACGCCCAATTCCAAGCTGGATGAAAAGAAACTATTCTGGAAACGTCTTCGAAGATCGATAAATAACATCTAA
- the LOC129919653 gene encoding DNA/RNA-binding protein KIN17, with protein MGKAEVGTPKYLANKMKAKGLQKLRWYCQMCQKQCRDENGFKCHTTSEAHQRQLLLFADTPGKFIYSFSKEFSDGYMELLRRRFGTKRVAANKIYQEYIADKNHIHMNATRWLTLSDYVKWLGRSGQCVVDETEKGWFVTYIDRSPEAMEAQNKLDKKEKMEKDDQERMMEFIEKQIEKAKKSEKKDELSEDEKYTEFVRYEDEPVVLGIKLEKKFNPKGTALGRSCLLKRPSGEEDEKVFKKPRPVDRASSSSSSSSSTSNTSALSEIMRMEEIKKEKQNRKDYWLTEGIIVKFVDKSLGEKFYKQKAVVLEVIDKYRGKIKFLETGEKVKVDQAHLETVIPALDKPVRVVNGAYRGNEAILKKLDEKNFCVTVEISRGPLKGRIVEGVQYEDISKMQ; from the exons ATGGGTAAAGCAGAAGTAGGCACCCCCAAATACCTGGCCAACAAAATGAAAGCCAAGGGATTACAAAAACTCCGTTGGTATTGCCAAATGTGTCAAAAACAATGTCGCGACGAAAACGGATTCAAATGCCACACAACCAGCGAAGCTCATCAGCGACAATTGCTCCTCTTCGCTGATACCCCAGGTAAATTCATTTATAGTTTTTCCAAAGAATTCTCCGATGGCTATATGGAATTATTGCGACGTCGTTTCGGAACAAAACGAGTCGCAGCAAATAAAATCTATCAAGAATACATTGCTGACAAGAATCACATTCACATGAATGCCACTCGTTGGCTAACTTTATCCGACTATGTTAAATGGCTCGGAAGAAGTGGCCAATGTGTTGTGGATGAAACAGAAAAAGGTTGGTTTGTTACTTATATTGATCGTAGTCCGGAAGCTATGGAGGCTCAgaataaattagataaaaaagagaaaatggAAAAAGACGATCAAGAAAGAATGAtggaatttattgaaaaacaaattgaaaaggCTAAAAAGTCGGAGAAGAAAGATGAATTAAGTGAAGATGAAAAGTACACAGAGTTTGTGAGATACGAAGACGAACCTGTTGTATTGGGAATTAAGTTGGAAAAGAAATTCAATCCAAAGGGAACTGCCTTGGGTAGATCGTGTTTACTTAAACGACCATCTGGGGAGGAGGAtgaaaaggtttttaaaaaacctagACCTGTTGATAGAGCGTCTTCATCTTCGTCATCCTCCTCTTCAACTTCAAACACATCTGCTTTGAGTGAAATCATGAGAATGgaggaaattaaaaaagaaaaacagaatcGAAAAGACTACTGGCTGACGGAAGGAATCATTGTAAAGTTTGTAGACAAATCGTTGGGGGAGAAGTTCTATAAACAAAAAGCTGTCGTCTTGGAGGTGATAGACAAATATCGAGGAAAGATCAAATTCCTGGAAACTGGCGAAAAAGTCAAAGTGGATCAA GCTCACTTAGAAACTGTAATTCCTGCTCTGGACAAACCAGTTCGTGTTGTCAATGGAGCCTATCGTGGCAATGAAGCTATCCTCAAAAAGCTCGACGAAAAGAACTTTTGTGTTACTGTGGAAATATCCCGTGGGCCATTAAAAGGAAGAATCGTTGAGGGTGTTCAATACGAGGATATAAGTAAAATGCAATGA
- the LOC129919652 gene encoding eukaryotic peptide chain release factor subunit 1 isoform X1 has translation MSEETSADRNVEIWKIKKLIKSLEMARGNGTSMISLIIPPKDQISRVSKMLADEFGTASNIKSRVNRLSVLGAITSVQHRLKLYTKVPPNGLVIYCGTIVTEEGKEKKVNIDFEPFKPINTSLYLCDNKFHTEALTALLADDNKFGFIVMDGNGALFGTLQGNTREVLHKFTVDLPKKHGRGGQSALRFARLRMEKRHNYVRKVAEVATQLFITNDKPNIAGLILAGSADFKTELSQSDMFDPRLQSKIIKLVDVSYGGENGFNQAIELAAESLQNVKFIQEKKLIGRYFDEISQDTGKYCFGVEDTLRALELGSVETLICWENLDIQRYVLKNHANSTSTTVLHLTPEQEKDKSHFTDKESGVEMELIESQPLLEWLANNYKIFGATLEIITDKSQEGSQFVRGFGGIGGILRYKVDFQSMQLDELDNNCFDVDDY, from the exons atgagcGAAGAAACGTCCGCTGATCGTAATGTGGAAATctggaaaatcaaaaaactCATCAAGAGTTTGGAAATGGCCCGAGG CAATGGCACCAGTATGATTTCTCTTATTATTCCACCAAAAGATCAAATCTCTCGTGTAAGCAAAATGTTGGCAGATGAATTTGGTACAGCGTCAAACATTAAATCTCGTGTCAATCGTCTGTCTGTTTTGGGTGCCATTACATCTGTGCAGCATAGACTTAAACTATACACCAAAG TGCCTCCAAATGGTTTAGTTATTTACTGCGGCACAATTGTCACAGAAGAAGGCAAAGAGAAAAAAGTCAACATCGATTTCGAGCCATTTAAGCCCATCAATACATCGCTCTATCTGTGCGATAATAAGTTCCATACGGAGGCGTTGACCGCCCTCCTTGCGGACGACAATAAATTCGGCTTTATCGTCATGGATGGTAATGGAGCATTGTTTGGTACATTGCAAGGCAACACACGTGAAGTTCTGCACAAGTTTACAGTTGATCTGCCGAAGAAACACGGTCGTGGTGGTCAATCTGCTTTGCGTTTTGCTCGTCTGCGTATGGAAAAACGTCACAATTATGTGCGAAAGGTCGCCGAAGTTGCCACACAGTTGTTCATTACAAATGATAAGCCTAATATTGCGGGCTTAATCCTGGCTGGTAGTGCTGATTTCAAAACTGAACTGAGTCAATCCGATATGTTTGATCCT AGACTGCAATCAAAGATTATTAAATTGGTGGACGTTTCCTATGGAGGCGAAAACGGTTTTAATCAAGCGATAGAATTGGCCGCTGAATCATTGCAAAATGTCAAATTTATTCAGGAAAAGAAACTCATTGGTCGTTACTTTGATGAAatttctcag gatACAGGAAAATATTGCTTTGGAGTTGAGGATACCTTAAGAGCATTGGAACTTGGTTCAGTGGAGACTTTAATTTGCTGGGAAAACTTAGACATTCAACGTTACGTGCTAAAGAATCATGCGAACTCAACCTCGACCACAGTATTACATCTAACACCAGAGCAAGAAAAAGATAAATCACATTTTACCGATAAGGAA aGTGGGGTCGAAATGGAATTAATCGAGTCTCAACCGCTTTTGGAATGGCTTGCGAACAATTACAAAATATTCGGTGCTACTCTTGAGATCATTACCGACAAATCTCAGGAAGGTAGTCAGTTTGTCCGAGGATTTGGTGGAATTGGAG GCATTTTACGTTACAAAGTAGACTTCCAGAGTATGCAGCTAGATGAATTGGACAACAATTGTTTCGACGTAGATgattattag
- the LOC129919652 gene encoding eukaryotic peptide chain release factor subunit 1 isoform X2 produces the protein MSEETSADRNVEIWKIKKLIKSLEMARGNGTSMISLIIPPKDQISRVSKMLADEFGTASNIKSRVNRLSVLGAITSVQHRLKLYTKVPPNGLVIYCGTIVTEEGKEKKVNIDFEPFKPINTSLYLCDNKFHTEALTALLADDNKFGFIVMDGNGALFGTLQGNTREVLHKFTVDLPKKHGRGGQSALRFARLRMEKRHNYVRKVAEVATQLFITNDKPNIAGLILAGSADFKTELSQSDMFDPRLQSKIIKLVDVSYGGENGFNQAIELAAESLQNVKFIQEKKLIGRYFDEISQDTGKYCFGVEDTLRALELGSVETLICWENLDIQRYVLKNHANSTSTTVLHLTPEQEKDKSHFTDKESGVEMELIESQPLLEWLANNYKIFGATLEIITDKSQEGSQFVRGFGGIGGILRYKVDFQSLQADEPLDDVDLDDY, from the exons atgagcGAAGAAACGTCCGCTGATCGTAATGTGGAAATctggaaaatcaaaaaactCATCAAGAGTTTGGAAATGGCCCGAGG CAATGGCACCAGTATGATTTCTCTTATTATTCCACCAAAAGATCAAATCTCTCGTGTAAGCAAAATGTTGGCAGATGAATTTGGTACAGCGTCAAACATTAAATCTCGTGTCAATCGTCTGTCTGTTTTGGGTGCCATTACATCTGTGCAGCATAGACTTAAACTATACACCAAAG TGCCTCCAAATGGTTTAGTTATTTACTGCGGCACAATTGTCACAGAAGAAGGCAAAGAGAAAAAAGTCAACATCGATTTCGAGCCATTTAAGCCCATCAATACATCGCTCTATCTGTGCGATAATAAGTTCCATACGGAGGCGTTGACCGCCCTCCTTGCGGACGACAATAAATTCGGCTTTATCGTCATGGATGGTAATGGAGCATTGTTTGGTACATTGCAAGGCAACACACGTGAAGTTCTGCACAAGTTTACAGTTGATCTGCCGAAGAAACACGGTCGTGGTGGTCAATCTGCTTTGCGTTTTGCTCGTCTGCGTATGGAAAAACGTCACAATTATGTGCGAAAGGTCGCCGAAGTTGCCACACAGTTGTTCATTACAAATGATAAGCCTAATATTGCGGGCTTAATCCTGGCTGGTAGTGCTGATTTCAAAACTGAACTGAGTCAATCCGATATGTTTGATCCT AGACTGCAATCAAAGATTATTAAATTGGTGGACGTTTCCTATGGAGGCGAAAACGGTTTTAATCAAGCGATAGAATTGGCCGCTGAATCATTGCAAAATGTCAAATTTATTCAGGAAAAGAAACTCATTGGTCGTTACTTTGATGAAatttctcag gatACAGGAAAATATTGCTTTGGAGTTGAGGATACCTTAAGAGCATTGGAACTTGGTTCAGTGGAGACTTTAATTTGCTGGGAAAACTTAGACATTCAACGTTACGTGCTAAAGAATCATGCGAACTCAACCTCGACCACAGTATTACATCTAACACCAGAGCAAGAAAAAGATAAATCACATTTTACCGATAAGGAA aGTGGGGTCGAAATGGAATTAATCGAGTCTCAACCGCTTTTGGAATGGCTTGCGAACAATTACAAAATATTCGGTGCTACTCTTGAGATCATTACCGACAAATCTCAGGAAGGTAGTCAGTTTGTCCGAGGATTTGGTGGAATTGGAG GAATCTTACGCTACAAAGTAGATTTCCAATCACTTCAAGCCGACGAACCTTTGGATGATGTTGACCTTGATGATtactaa